A genomic stretch from Myripristis murdjan chromosome 12, fMyrMur1.1, whole genome shotgun sequence includes:
- the syk gene encoding tyrosine-protein kinase SYK isoform X2 encodes MADKVNSLPFFYGNITREESEEYLRQAGMVNGSYLLRQSRNYLGGFALSVSYTRQCYHYTIEREPNYTYAIAGGKSHKNPVDLIDYHSQEMDGLVCLLKKPCNRPKNMQPKVGPFEDLKEKLIRDYVKQTWNLQGAALEQAIISQRPQLEKLIATTAHEKMPWFHGTITREEAEPRLQNGTRTNGKFLLRQRDVSGSFALCLLHEGLVNHYRIDKDKAGKLSIPDGKKFDTLWQLVEHYSYKPDGLLRVLTEPCARPEGESATIGRPPLPRDHPRDLGRSQHNQSSNSLNPYESRVPNNQAASKEAMPMDTEVYESPYADPDELRTSAVDRSHLFLEDGELGSGNFGTVIKGIYKMRKTEKPVAVKILKNNDNNPGMREEMLREANVMQQLDNPYIVRMIGICEAENLMLVMELAELGPLNKFLQKNKHITVKNITELVHQVSMGMKYLEEHNFVHRDLAARNVLLVTQHYAKISDFGLSKALAEEENYYKAKGHGKWPVKWYAPECMNYFKFSCKSDVWSFGVLMWEAYSYGQKPYKGMKGNDVMQMIESDQRMDAPANCPSEMYEIMRKCWTYKADERPGFKVVEPRLREYYYDIAQ; translated from the exons ATGGCTGATAAAGTAAACTCGTTGCCATTCTTCTATGGCAACATAACCCGGGAAGAGTCGGAGGAGTACCTGCGGCAGGCCGGCATGGTTAATGGCTCATACCTGCTACGGCAAAGCCGAAACTATTTGGGGGGCTTTGCTCTGTCAGTGTCCTATACACGGCAGTGCTACCACTACACCATTGAGAGGGAGCCCAATTACACATATGCCATTGCTGGAGGCAAGAGCCACAAGAATCCTGTGGATCTGATCGACTACCACTCGCAGGAGATGGACGGTCTTGTGTGCCTGCTGAAGAAGCCCTGCAACAGGCCCAAGAACATGCAGCCGAAGGTGGGGCCGTTTGAGGACCTGAAGGAGAAGCTCATCCGGGACTATGTAAAGCAGACTTGGAACCTGCAG GGGGCAGCTCTGGAACAGGCCATCATCAGCCAGAGACCCCAGCTGGAGAAGCTCATTGCAACCACCGCCCATGAAAAAATGCCCTGGTTCCATGGCACCATAACCCGAGAGGAAGCTGAGCCAAGGCTTCAAAATGGCACCCGCACTAATGGAAAATTTCT ACTACGACAGAGGGATGTGAGCGGATCCTTCGCTCTATGTTTGCTTCATGAAGGACTCGTCAATCACTACCGCATTGATAAGGACAAGGCTGGCAAGCTCTCTATACCGGATGGCAAGAAGTTTGACACCTTGTGGCAG CTGGTGGAGCACTATTCATACAAACCAGATGGCTTGCTCCGAGTGCTAACCGAGCCCTGTGCGCGACCTGAGGGAGAAAGCG CAACTATTGGACGGCCACCCTTACCACGGGATCACCCTAGa GACTTGGGAAGATCTCAACACAACCAATCATCAAACAGTCTCAATCCTTATGAAAGCAGGGTGCCAAATAACCAAGCAGCCAGCAAAG AGGCCATGCCTATGGACACAGAGGTGTATGAGAGTCCCTATGCAGACCCAGATGAACTGAGGACTTCCGCCGTGGACCGCAGTCATCTTTTCCTGGAGGATGGAGAATTGGGCTCCGGGAACTTTGGCACAGTCATAAAGGGCATCTACAAAATGAGGAA GACAGAGAAGCCAGTTGCAGTCAAGATCCTGAAGAACAATGATAACAACCCAGGGATGCGGGAGGAGATGCTGCGGGAGGCCAATGTCATGCAGCAACTGGACAACCCTTACATTGTCCGCATGATTGGTATCTGTGAAGCTGAGAACCTCATGCTGGTCATGGAGCTGGCTGAACTGGGGCCGCTCAACAAGTTCCTGCAGAAGAATAA GCACATAACCGTCAAGAACATAACAGAGCTGGTCCACCAGGTGTCTATGGGCATGAAGTACCTGGAGGAGCATAACTTTGTCCACAGAGACCTCGCTGCCAGGAATGTGCTACTGGTGACCCAGCACTATGCCAAAATCAGCGACTTTGGCCTTTCTAAAGCTCTTGCTGAGGAGGAAAACTACTACAAG GCCAAGGGTCATGGGAAGTGGCCAGTGAAATGGTACGCTCCAGAGTGTATGAACTACTTCAAATTCTCATGTAAAAGTGATGTGTGGAGCTTCGGGGTGCTGATGTGGGAAGCATACTCCTACGGGCAAAAACCATACAAG GGCATGAAAGGAAATGATGTCATGCAGATGATTGAAAGTGACCAGCGCATGGACGCTCCTGCCAACTGTCCATCAGAGATGTATGAAATCATGAGGAAGTGCTGGACATACAA GGCAGATGAAAGACCTGGATTTAAAGTTGTTGAGCCACGACTAAGGGAGTATTACTATGACATTGCACAGTGA
- the syk gene encoding tyrosine-protein kinase SYK isoform X1: protein MADKVNSLPFFYGNITREESEEYLRQAGMVNGSYLLRQSRNYLGGFALSVSYTRQCYHYTIEREPNYTYAIAGGKSHKNPVDLIDYHSQEMDGLVCLLKKPCNRPKNMQPKVGPFEDLKEKLIRDYVKQTWNLQGAALEQAIISQRPQLEKLIATTAHEKMPWFHGTITREEAEPRLQNGTRTNGKFLLRQRDVSGSFALCLLHEGLVNHYRIDKDKAGKLSIPDGKKFDTLWQLVEHYSYKPDGLLRVLTEPCARPEGESATIGRPPLPRDHPRQGATGGFFSRLRNYSVPIPGRKKDLGRSQHNQSSNSLNPYESRVPNNQAASKEAMPMDTEVYESPYADPDELRTSAVDRSHLFLEDGELGSGNFGTVIKGIYKMRKTEKPVAVKILKNNDNNPGMREEMLREANVMQQLDNPYIVRMIGICEAENLMLVMELAELGPLNKFLQKNKHITVKNITELVHQVSMGMKYLEEHNFVHRDLAARNVLLVTQHYAKISDFGLSKALAEEENYYKAKGHGKWPVKWYAPECMNYFKFSCKSDVWSFGVLMWEAYSYGQKPYKGMKGNDVMQMIESDQRMDAPANCPSEMYEIMRKCWTYKADERPGFKVVEPRLREYYYDIAQ, encoded by the exons ATGGCTGATAAAGTAAACTCGTTGCCATTCTTCTATGGCAACATAACCCGGGAAGAGTCGGAGGAGTACCTGCGGCAGGCCGGCATGGTTAATGGCTCATACCTGCTACGGCAAAGCCGAAACTATTTGGGGGGCTTTGCTCTGTCAGTGTCCTATACACGGCAGTGCTACCACTACACCATTGAGAGGGAGCCCAATTACACATATGCCATTGCTGGAGGCAAGAGCCACAAGAATCCTGTGGATCTGATCGACTACCACTCGCAGGAGATGGACGGTCTTGTGTGCCTGCTGAAGAAGCCCTGCAACAGGCCCAAGAACATGCAGCCGAAGGTGGGGCCGTTTGAGGACCTGAAGGAGAAGCTCATCCGGGACTATGTAAAGCAGACTTGGAACCTGCAG GGGGCAGCTCTGGAACAGGCCATCATCAGCCAGAGACCCCAGCTGGAGAAGCTCATTGCAACCACCGCCCATGAAAAAATGCCCTGGTTCCATGGCACCATAACCCGAGAGGAAGCTGAGCCAAGGCTTCAAAATGGCACCCGCACTAATGGAAAATTTCT ACTACGACAGAGGGATGTGAGCGGATCCTTCGCTCTATGTTTGCTTCATGAAGGACTCGTCAATCACTACCGCATTGATAAGGACAAGGCTGGCAAGCTCTCTATACCGGATGGCAAGAAGTTTGACACCTTGTGGCAG CTGGTGGAGCACTATTCATACAAACCAGATGGCTTGCTCCGAGTGCTAACCGAGCCCTGTGCGCGACCTGAGGGAGAAAGCG CAACTATTGGACGGCCACCCTTACCACGGGATCACCCTAGa CAAGGTGCAACAGGTGGATTTTTCTCCAGACTCAGAAACTACTCTGTACCCATACCTGGCCGGAAAAAG GACTTGGGAAGATCTCAACACAACCAATCATCAAACAGTCTCAATCCTTATGAAAGCAGGGTGCCAAATAACCAAGCAGCCAGCAAAG AGGCCATGCCTATGGACACAGAGGTGTATGAGAGTCCCTATGCAGACCCAGATGAACTGAGGACTTCCGCCGTGGACCGCAGTCATCTTTTCCTGGAGGATGGAGAATTGGGCTCCGGGAACTTTGGCACAGTCATAAAGGGCATCTACAAAATGAGGAA GACAGAGAAGCCAGTTGCAGTCAAGATCCTGAAGAACAATGATAACAACCCAGGGATGCGGGAGGAGATGCTGCGGGAGGCCAATGTCATGCAGCAACTGGACAACCCTTACATTGTCCGCATGATTGGTATCTGTGAAGCTGAGAACCTCATGCTGGTCATGGAGCTGGCTGAACTGGGGCCGCTCAACAAGTTCCTGCAGAAGAATAA GCACATAACCGTCAAGAACATAACAGAGCTGGTCCACCAGGTGTCTATGGGCATGAAGTACCTGGAGGAGCATAACTTTGTCCACAGAGACCTCGCTGCCAGGAATGTGCTACTGGTGACCCAGCACTATGCCAAAATCAGCGACTTTGGCCTTTCTAAAGCTCTTGCTGAGGAGGAAAACTACTACAAG GCCAAGGGTCATGGGAAGTGGCCAGTGAAATGGTACGCTCCAGAGTGTATGAACTACTTCAAATTCTCATGTAAAAGTGATGTGTGGAGCTTCGGGGTGCTGATGTGGGAAGCATACTCCTACGGGCAAAAACCATACAAG GGCATGAAAGGAAATGATGTCATGCAGATGATTGAAAGTGACCAGCGCATGGACGCTCCTGCCAACTGTCCATCAGAGATGTATGAAATCATGAGGAAGTGCTGGACATACAA GGCAGATGAAAGACCTGGATTTAAAGTTGTTGAGCCACGACTAAGGGAGTATTACTATGACATTGCACAGTGA